In the Haloarcula salinisoli genome, GGCGTTGCGTAAGTTCTCGTCATAGGTTTTCTCGTCGTCGAACGGGAAGGGCGGGAGCACGGCGCGAACGCCGACCTGGAACCCCAGGTGGACCCGCAGGCGGGGGTCCCGACCGTGTGCGAGGTCGTCCAAGAACTGCCCGGTCGGGGAGTCGAAGCCATCTTCCTGTACGGCGATTGTCGGATAGCCGAATCGAGGTGTGAACTCCAGGGGATAGATGCCGCTATCGTTGACGATGCAGTTGCGGTCGATGCTGAGCGTCACGCTGACGACGGTGTGGCCTCCGCTGTAGACTCCCAGTCGAAGTTGTCTGAAGCGCCGCGTCCATCGAAGTTGCTGGCCGCGCTGGCGGTAGCTGCCCGCGGAGTGGGTTGCGTGTGGGCGACAAATCGGTCCGGAACCGGACGCCATCGTAGATAGCTGCAGGAACCTCCACTGGAGGAACTGTTTTACACCGCTTGCCAGAACAGCAGGGTATGACACGCGAGGAACTCGCGACAGCCAGTGACCTGCTCGAATCGGCGGCCGACGACACGGCAAACGACGACGCGGGCGAGCGCCTCGGCGAGCTCGCCGGTCAGCTCGAACGGCTCTCGACTGCCGACCGCGGCCCCGACCACGGTCGACTCGCCCGCATCCAGTCGGCGCTGAACGACCTCCAGAGTAATGACGGGACCGACGTAGCCGAGACTATCGACGACGCCGACGACGCCATCAACGAGTACCGCTCGGACCTCGAAGGAGTATAACGACTAATCCTCGGCCTGCGACTCGTTCGCGACCCGGCGGTCGGCTGCTGGCTCGCTCGCCTCCGGGCCAGCCCGGGAGGCCAGATACTCGACCAGCTCGTCGTCAGAGACCTCCCAGCGGAGCGTCACTAGCCACTGGTTCGTCTCGCCCTCGGTCGTCGACTGCTCGACGAGCTCGACGGGACCGGTCGGTTTCGGTCGTGGCCCGACGAGGTCCGTCCGCCGATGGGAGCCCCGGTCGGTCAGGAGCTCGGTCCGGAGGTCGGCCAGATACGCGACCAGTTCGGCCGGTTCGAGAGATTCGGTCCGCTCGGTGGTGAAATGCGTCGTCGCGCGACCGACGCCGCCCGGCCCGCCCAGCGAGTGCTCACCGATGACCGCGTTGACAACGGCGCCCAGCAGGAGCACCAGCGCCGAGAAGTAGAGGTACGTGACGACGACGATGACTCCGCCGAAGAAGTTGCCCGCGCTCGGATCCGCCACTGAGAGGTACAGCTGGAAGAGTCCTTGCAGCGCCCCCCAGCCGACGGCGGCCACGACGACGCCGGGCAACACGTCGCGGACGCCCAGGTCCGCGTCCGGGAAGACGTAGTAGATGGGGTAGAACGCGACGACGAGCCCGGCGAGCAGCGCGACTGGCGTCAAGAGGTCGCTGAACGGGACACGGTCGGCGAGCCCGCCCAGCACGATGCTGGAGCCGACCATCGCCACGAGCGCGACGGCGAGCGCGACGAAGACGACCAACCCGTCACGGAACTTGTCGACCAGGGAGTTCGTGTCGACGGTCTCGTATATCTCCGAGAACGCTGTGTCGAGTCCGCGGAATATCTTCAGCGTCCCCCAGACCAGCACGAGCAATCCGATGATGGACGCGCCGGCGCCGTTTGTCCCCCCCTGAAGCAGCCCCGTGACGAGCTCCGCAATCGGCCCGGGGAGCCACCCGATTGCACTCTGGATGACCTGCGTCTCCAGCCCGACGCCGACGGCGGTAAACAGGACAAACAGCAGTAACAGCATCGGCGCAAGCGAGATGAACGCGTGGTAGGCCAGGGCTGCGGCCATGAACGTGACGTTCTTTTCCGAGAAGTCCGAGGCGACTCGCTTGCCGAAGTCGATTGCACCGGACTGGGTGACCATGGTCAGATTAGTAGCTTTATTGA is a window encoding:
- a CDS encoding DUF7553 family protein; its protein translation is MTREELATASDLLESAADDTANDDAGERLGELAGQLERLSTADRGPDHGRLARIQSALNDLQSNDGTDVAETIDDADDAINEYRSDLEGV
- a CDS encoding YihY/virulence factor BrkB family protein, giving the protein MVTQSGAIDFGKRVASDFSEKNVTFMAAALAYHAFISLAPMLLLLFVLFTAVGVGLETQVIQSAIGWLPGPIAELVTGLLQGGTNGAGASIIGLLVLVWGTLKIFRGLDTAFSEIYETVDTNSLVDKFRDGLVVFVALAVALVAMVGSSIVLGGLADRVPFSDLLTPVALLAGLVVAFYPIYYVFPDADLGVRDVLPGVVVAAVGWGALQGLFQLYLSVADPSAGNFFGGVIVVVTYLYFSALVLLLGAVVNAVIGEHSLGGPGGVGRATTHFTTERTESLEPAELVAYLADLRTELLTDRGSHRRTDLVGPRPKPTGPVELVEQSTTEGETNQWLVTLRWEVSDDELVEYLASRAGPEASEPAADRRVANESQAED